The nucleotide sequence GGAAATGATTTTCAGACGAAATCAAGCCAGCACAATTGTCATCCTGGCCCTCAGGTGTCAATTATGTAAGGCCTTTTTGGGAAAATCACGTCTTAGATTTTGCCTTCATGTTGCCATGGTAAGTATCTGACTAAACTCTAACTATTTGGAGCCTGACGTCTCATTTAACCTGTCCTGACACCTCCTTATATTCTTTCTGGAGCCAGGACTAACTACAGCCCACaacatggatggatgaataaatgaatacatggaTTAGAGGATGAAGGTGCTTCCCATTCTCTTCCATGTGGATGATTTTGAACAAAAGGAGGTTCTTTCCTCTTCATTAAGTTAATAGATGTATGGCTGATGTACCTGAGTAGCAGGTAAGACGTGCACAGATTTCAGAGCCTGAGGGGTTGGATCAATCTCCACACACATGGACTCATCGGCTCCTTCCCTGTTTGTCTTCGGTCTTGTGTGACATCTCTTTATTACTGCTGGATGCAGTTGGCGCTACAGAGACAGCCTCATGTGTTTTAGGTGGGGTTGGCAGGGCCGTTTCTAATAAATTACAGATTTGCGCAAGTTCAGTGTCAGAGGTACTTCAGGCGAGGTGATATCAGGACTGGAAGTGAGTTTTCTTCTGATTCTAGAGAGTTTAGCTGTTGCATCTGCCACCCAGGTATCTTTGATAAGTGaggtttatgttttattaatcattttatattattaattgtaatttccTTTTGTAAAAAAGGAAAGACACCTGCTTTTAACCACTGAGATCCATAGTCACTGGAACAAGCAATGGCTCCTCTGAGGTCTGGAGCACAGGGGTGAGAAACATAGTCCTTTTTACAGCTATGGCAATTATATTTTGGTAtatcttattttagtttaaaaatttaatttttattattgattttcaagtgtaaaaacaaaacaatgaaaaatacataatcttcaaatttaatgtgatttatttaaaaatcttaaaataactttactattttaatatacactgccattcaaaagtttgtgatcactacaatgtttttttttttttaagtttcttatgctcatcaaggctgcatttacttgaaaaaacagtaatattgtaaaatgttatttcaatgtaaaatacctgttttctatgtgaatatattttaaaatgtaatttattcctgtgatgcaaatcctaattttcagcatcattacatgtcacatgatccttcagaaatcaatatgctgatttattatgactgttgaaaacagttttgctgcttaatattttgttggaacctgtgatattttttctggattctttaataaataaaaagttgaaaagaacagcatttatttaaaatagaaatcttttgtaacaatataaactaccatttaaaagtttgtggtcagtaaattttttaaaagaaattaatacttttattcaccaaggatgtgttaaattgatagaATGTGATTAAGacttttattgattaaaaacaatttctattttattttattatttctttttaactttttatttatcaaagaatcctgaaaaaataatcacaggtttaaaaaaatattaagcagcacaactgataataaataaataataaagtaataatccAGCATATttgaaagatttctgaaggatatatgtgacactaaagaccggagtaatggctgatgaaaattcaacttttaatatattttaaagtatattaaaatagaaaaccattactttaaactaataatatttcaccatattactgttttttctttctgtatttttgatcaagtaaatgcagccatgatgagcattctttaaaaacattaaaaatctgattactaacttttgaacggcagtgtattttaaaaagtagtttgttcctgtgatggcaaagctgaattttcagtgtcacatgatccttgtaATATGGCTCAGTCTTCTaataaaatcattctaatatgccgatttgatgattttcttgaaacatttcttatcatcagTATTGAAAACACTGAAACTTAATGTTTTTCTGTGCAAATTATGACTCTTTTGATTCTTTGATGTACAGAATGTTCAAAATAATGTACTTGgcatagaaatcttttgattaatataatgcattcttgctgaatgaaaaaaaattaaatggtagTGTACGTTTAAGGCATGACACAAATTTTACAAAACACTTTTGATGTGACTTTACTATAAGTACAAGAAAACGGTTCTGTTTACATGGATCATTATAACTCAAATTATAAGCACTTGTTATGTTAATCAAGAATAATTGCTTGATTTTTGCAACCTACAGAGCACAACACATAATTATTCTTCTGAGACACACAAGCTCATCATGAACTCTTATTCTTTCTGTATGTGTGTTAGATTGTCTCCTGTAACTCTGTGCTGTGTGACACTGGCTGTGTGGCTGTGTTGTGGAGCTCACACTGAGGCTTCTGTGCTCAACCTGAAGCGTTTCATCGGCTGTGCAGTCCGAGAATTTACCTTTCAGGCTCGTAAGCCGGGATGCGGTGGGTTGCACATCACCACTGATGCCTGCTGGGGACGCTGTGAGACCTGGGAAGTAAGACTGATATTATTAGCCCGTGACAAACATATACTCACATAAAAAGAGAGAAGAGCTTTTGCGGCGCACCTGCAATGTGATCaatacttaatcaaaataatatgataaaatgTCAAGGTGAAAATGCCTTATTACAAgaatgcattaatgcattacaattatttaacagggttttataattctataatataaacaaacctcagatactgtatattacacaaTAGCATCAATAACAGAACAAGGTGATTTTGCTTTTAATACAAACTGAAGAAGCCAATATGGTTTGACTAcagcacaaaaatgttaagaTATATTagagtttatatttaatttgcaaATTAATTTGCATTATTGATTGCGTGTAAAGGATTggattgtgttttaattttacacagAGTAGTTGAAAGCACTTTAGGAACAGAACTCACTTTGACCCAAATAATCATTTTccgaaaatgaaaaaaattgaacATCCTTTCCTTTAGTGCTCTTAAGCTCTTAAGAGAGAGGTGGAGAACCTCTTGGGCTGATTGCTGGAaattacaggaaaaaaataacagaaaatagaGAAAAATGGCTGAGATATTGCAGCCAGGCCtggctttttattgtttttttttcttggtttatAATGGTTCTGTATGTATTTTTTGGTTCATAATCATTTTttgcaatagttttttttttgttacaaaaattatttactgCTCTTAATTATTAATGAGAACATATCTGAAGCATATCtggaaaataaatctgaatttattttttatgcacacactcagaaaaaaaaaaataataatgtgctATCGAATTTAACAACTTTTTATTACTCCAATTTGAGCCTGGaccaaaaccagtcacaagggtcaattttttaaagctgagatttatacatcattggaaagctgaataaataagctttccattgatgtatttgttaggatagaacaatatttggccaagatacaactatttaaaaatctggactctgagggtgcagaaaaatctaaatactgagaaaatcacctttaaagttgtccatatgaagttcttagcaatgcttattgctaatcagaaattaagttttgatatatttacagtatagaTTTAtgatctttttatttttggcgtaaaagaaaaatctattactttgtcccatacaatgtattgttggctattgctacaaatatatccgtgctccttatgactggttttgtggtgcagggtcacaaatatataaCTGAATATATCTAACTCATCCTCACTAGATTAAGTCACAATATtcaattttgaagaaaaaagtgCCTTCAGGGATGAATTTCACTTTCAGATATCTGAGAAATTTAATGAAAGATTCTAcagtatattattaaatattaaactttgaAGATGCTTTTAAGTGTACAGTCTATCTAAAAAATGAATCAGTGCCCAGATGAAAAGTCCTCATTATGACACCACTCTGATACACACCCTTCTCTTCACTTGTCAATCATGCAGAAGCCTGTTCTGGACCCGCCCTTCATTGAGTCGCACCAGCGCGTGTGCACCTATAACGAAACCCGATTAGAGATGGTGCAGCTGCCCAACTGCTCAGCAGACGTGGACCCATCCTACACCTATCCAGTGGCTCTCCGGTGTGACTGTGGGGTTTGTCTCACCAGCACCACTGAGTGCATCACTTCAGTCTGATATACAGGAGAAACCAGCTTCCACTGTAGTTATGGTAATAACACCAAAGAGCATGTGcaccacaggaaaaaaaattataaaaaatcatGTCTGTGTACATGTAGAAGAAATTTTACCTTTAACTTCACTGTATGTTACTTTCTCATCATCTTTGTATTTTCCTCCTCCTTTTCCTCCTTTTTCCTGAAAAGAGcaaaactgaataaaactgCAAATATCACACCTGTGGTCTTCTGTCATAATCTGGACAAAAAATCTTGTAGATACAGGACATAAATCATTcaataaaagtaacattttgctgttttaattGAAAGTCCTACAAATCCTTATGCactagcattaaaaaaaaaacaaacatataaaatgttactaaagatatttattacaaattaattgttcttttgaaacttccattcatcaaagactTCTGAAAAAATGCAgcacttttattaaaatattagtaaaatattttcaacactgataacaataagaaatgtttcttgagcaataaaataaacttattagaatgatttctaaacgataatgtgacacttaaagcctggagtaatggttgcttaaaaatcaacaagaataaatattttaaaatatattgcatttaaaaacagttattttgaattgttataatacagttaaggtcaaaagtttacatcctcctttcagaatctgc is from Labeo rohita strain BAU-BD-2019 chromosome 13, IGBB_LRoh.1.0, whole genome shotgun sequence and encodes:
- the gphb5 gene encoding glycoprotein hormone beta-5, with the protein product MAPLRSGAQGLSPVTLCCVTLAVWLCCGAHTEASVLNLKRFIGCAVREFTFQARKPGCGGLHITTDACWGRCETWEKPVLDPPFIESHQRVCTYNETRLEMVQLPNCSADVDPSYTYPVALRCDCGVCLTSTTECITSV